In Sphaeramia orbicularis chromosome 5, fSphaOr1.1, whole genome shotgun sequence, a genomic segment contains:
- the LOC115419437 gene encoding keratin, type I cytoskeletal 18-like isoform X2 has product MSTFSFRAGGKHGPSGHLSFTRSTPQYHQVSVYGGAGGRGSRISSAPTLRSNAPIVSSSSAFKVSSGMGGGMSAGLGGGAAASAGGNSILGNEKGHMQNLNDRLANYLETVRNLEQANKELEMKIREALEKGGPDMRDYSKYEPIIEDLRRQIFDKISENGRLVLQIDNARLAADDFKVKSDNEMAIRQSVEADIGGLKKVIDDTNMSRMNIESEIEAVKEELVFLKKNHENEVMEIRNQISQSGVQVDVDAPKGQDLSQIMEDMRANYEKMAVKNAEDLKRWHENQIADVQVQVSQNTEALQGAQMEKSDLSRQIQTLEIELASQQSLKASLEDTLRNTELRNNMEMEKYNAIIMRLEEELTNLRANIQQQTQDYEALLNMKMKLEAEIGTYKNLLDGGDFK; this is encoded by the exons ATGTCCACCTTTAGCTTCAGAGCAGGAGGCAAACATGGGCCTTCTGGGCACCTGTCCTTCACCAGATCCACACCCCAGTATCATCAAGTCAGCGTTTATGGTGGTGCTGGTGGAAGAGGTTCTCGCATCTCCTCTGCACCTACCCTGCGCTCCAATGCCCCAATCGTCTCATCCTCATCTGCTTTCAAGGTGAGCAGCGGAATGGGTGGTGGTATGAGTGCAGGTTTGGGTGGAGGAGCTGCTGCATCTGCAGGTGGCAATTCCATCCTGGGCAACGAGAAGGGACACATGCAAAACCTGAATGACCGCCTGGCCAACTACCTTGAGACGGTGAGGAACCTGGAGCAGGCCAACAAGGAGCTGGAGATGAAGATCAGGGAGGCCCTTGAGAAAGGAGGGCCCGACATGAGAGACTACAGCAAGTACGAGCCCATCATAGAGGACCTTCGCAGACAG attttcgACAAGATTTCAGAAAATGGTCGTTTGGTGCTCCAGATCGACAATGCCCGTCTGGCTGCTGATGACTTCAAAGTGAA GTCCGACAATGAGATGGCAATCCGCCAGTCTGTGGAGGCTGACATTGGCGGCCTGAAGAAAGTCATTGATGATACCAACATGAGCAGGATGAACATTGAGAGTGAGATTGAAGCTGTGAAGGAGGAGCTTGTTTTCCTCAAGAAGAACCACGAAAAT GAGGTGATGGAAATTAGGAATCAGATCTCCCAATCAGGCGTACAAGTGGATGTTGATGCTCCCAAAGGTCAGGACTTGTCCCAGATCATGGAGGACATGAGGGCAAACTATGAGAAGATGGCAGTGAAGAATGCAGAGGACCTTAAACGGTGGCATGAAAATCAG ATTGCAGATGTGCAGGTCCAGGTATCACAAAACACAGAAGCTCTCCAGGGGGCACAGATGGAGAAGAGTGACTTATCCAGACAGATCCAAACGCTGGAAATCGAACTTGCATCCCAGCAGAGCTTA AAAGCATCTTTAGAAGACACCTTACGCAACACAGAGCTACGAAACAATATGGAAATGGAGAAATACAATGCCATCATTATGCGTCTGGAGGAGGAGCTGACTAACTTGCGTGCAAACATCCAGCAACAGACCCAAGACTATGAAGCGTTGCTCAACATGAAGATGAAGCTGGAGGCTGAGATTGGCACATACAAAAACCTACTGGATGGAGGCGACTTCAAGTAA
- the LOC115419437 gene encoding keratin, type I cytoskeletal 18-like isoform X1, with the protein MSTFSFRAGGKHGPSGHLSFTRSTPQYHQVSVYGGAGGRGSRISSAPTLRSNAPIVSSSSAFKVSSGMGGGMSAGLGGGAAASAGGNSILGNEKGHMQNLNDRLANYLETVRNLEQANKELEMKIREALEKGGPDMRDYSKYEPIIEDLRRQIFDKISENGRLVLQIDNARLAADDFKVKSDNEMAIRQSVEADIGGLKKVIDDTNMSRMNIESEIEAVKEELVFLKKNHENEVMEIRNQISQSGVQVDVDAPKGQDLSQIMEDMRANYEKMAVKNAEDLKRWHENQIADVQVQVSQNTEALQGAQMEKSDLSRQIQTLEIELASQQSLKASLEDTLRNTELRNNMEMEKYNAIIMRLEEELTNLRANIQQQTQDYEALLNMKMKLEAEIGTYKNLLDGGDFKLQDALDELAAAT; encoded by the exons ATGTCCACCTTTAGCTTCAGAGCAGGAGGCAAACATGGGCCTTCTGGGCACCTGTCCTTCACCAGATCCACACCCCAGTATCATCAAGTCAGCGTTTATGGTGGTGCTGGTGGAAGAGGTTCTCGCATCTCCTCTGCACCTACCCTGCGCTCCAATGCCCCAATCGTCTCATCCTCATCTGCTTTCAAGGTGAGCAGCGGAATGGGTGGTGGTATGAGTGCAGGTTTGGGTGGAGGAGCTGCTGCATCTGCAGGTGGCAATTCCATCCTGGGCAACGAGAAGGGACACATGCAAAACCTGAATGACCGCCTGGCCAACTACCTTGAGACGGTGAGGAACCTGGAGCAGGCCAACAAGGAGCTGGAGATGAAGATCAGGGAGGCCCTTGAGAAAGGAGGGCCCGACATGAGAGACTACAGCAAGTACGAGCCCATCATAGAGGACCTTCGCAGACAG attttcgACAAGATTTCAGAAAATGGTCGTTTGGTGCTCCAGATCGACAATGCCCGTCTGGCTGCTGATGACTTCAAAGTGAA GTCCGACAATGAGATGGCAATCCGCCAGTCTGTGGAGGCTGACATTGGCGGCCTGAAGAAAGTCATTGATGATACCAACATGAGCAGGATGAACATTGAGAGTGAGATTGAAGCTGTGAAGGAGGAGCTTGTTTTCCTCAAGAAGAACCACGAAAAT GAGGTGATGGAAATTAGGAATCAGATCTCCCAATCAGGCGTACAAGTGGATGTTGATGCTCCCAAAGGTCAGGACTTGTCCCAGATCATGGAGGACATGAGGGCAAACTATGAGAAGATGGCAGTGAAGAATGCAGAGGACCTTAAACGGTGGCATGAAAATCAG ATTGCAGATGTGCAGGTCCAGGTATCACAAAACACAGAAGCTCTCCAGGGGGCACAGATGGAGAAGAGTGACTTATCCAGACAGATCCAAACGCTGGAAATCGAACTTGCATCCCAGCAGAGCTTA AAAGCATCTTTAGAAGACACCTTACGCAACACAGAGCTACGAAACAATATGGAAATGGAGAAATACAATGCCATCATTATGCGTCTGGAGGAGGAGCTGACTAACTTGCGTGCAAACATCCAGCAACAGACCCAAGACTATGAAGCGTTGCTCAACATGAAGATGAAGCTGGAGGCTGAGATTGGCACATACAAAAACCTACTGGATGGAGGCGACTTCAA GCTCCAGGATGCACTCGATGAGCTGGCCGCCGCAACCTAA